The Trichoderma asperellum chromosome 6, complete sequence region tggagatgatgggatCGAGCTCGCTGAAAATGGCAATTCTATTGCCACCGCTGGCGTATTCAAGGTCAATGGAGGAGTAATCGTGGAAGCGGCGCTTCAAAGGAACAATCAACTTGGAGAATGTGCTCTGCTTGGCCACGAGTTTCTGTGCTGATAGGTTGGAGTGCTCTTCGCGGAGGAAGCAGTTTGCGACGTTGACTGCAAGAACGGTAAGCCAATGCACCAAACTCAATACTGTAGAACGAAACAAACATACCCTTGGCACGGATCATTATGTTGACAACCTCTGCTCGAGATGGAGGTGATcctgccagctccagctcagcgTCATAAGCTGGTGGCACAAACGAATTGAGTCTACGACGGCTCGCCCTCTGTATCTCTTCTGgatcctcagcagcagcttcaacgGCAGCGGCCTGTTGTGGCCTCACTGCCGGAGCGCTCGCTGGTCGGCCAACTCGCTTCATGATTGTTCTGCCTCTATGAATGGTCAAAGGACCGGCCGCGACGGGGACGCGGCACCAGGCGCGGGAGATTGTCGCTGGTCTTTGGGCAACAAACTTGTCTGCCCACGAACTATATGCACAAAAGATGACTCGCGTCAGTTTCCATCACCAATTTCCAGTGTCGAGCAACTCCAGAGAATCGAAAGATACGCACGTTTCGAGGGATTTCGTCTTGGCCTCGCTGGCCGCTGGGAAAAACGTCACAAACGACGCCGGGAGAGGATTGCTGCCACGCGCCCCATTAGCCCACCACTCTCAACATTCCACACAGCGAGATGCAGTCGCAAGAGCGGTCTTACATCGCAACGGGTTTGCACCCGCGAGCCCATCGTGGGCTGGAGGATCCGTCCATGGCTGCCAGAGATCGGTGGTGGCTTGGTCAAATTGGCGGATATTCTGGCAACGGTCAATATTGAAACACACAAGCGGCGTCAGAAGCCAAACCCAAGATTAGAACAAATGACCGGGATACGTACACATTCGGTGAATTGTCACCCCACGTGAAGACGCGTTGATTGAAAAGGCGGCTAAAGGGTTAATCAAGGGCGTCGCGTCTCGAGTCAAGAGTCTAGAATTTGGAGTCTAGAGTGCGTGCGTGCGCGATGCCCAAATTCATTTCTTTAATTGCAAACGGCGGCGTTTGTTTACATTGAGCCTAAATAGGAAGTCTACTAGTGCGGGCTAGTCTTGATTAGGCAGTGAAATCGTGTGGGGGTGGATTTAAAGTTGATGGGCCCCGCGAGTAGCGAGAGACGCGTTTGGCGGGCAGAAACAAGTAACAAGTCActgtatactccgtactaaTGCAGTGATTGTCTgctatgaaaaaaaaaaaattaataataataaacagaaaagagaaggattGAATCCATAAATAGAGTGTAAATTTAATGTTAATGCTTATTGACTTTGGTATCAACGATAgatttactcttttttttatgtatgAGTTTCTCGGCTTGGAAATTAGCATTGGCACTGGCACCACATCGGGCGCTTCTATTTATACTGCAGTACCAGACCTATTCGGAAACTTGCAGCTAGTCGTAGATCTCACCTTGCAAGGCGTCAATTGAGTTGGTGACCATCGGCTAAGCTGTTTAGAGTCTCGTATAGAATTACTTCGGTAGGCACTCGAGAAAAGGGTTATTGCAAACTCAACATAATATATTTTGAAAGCATAAGAAAAAGTTGCCTTCGAAGCCAAAAAGGGCCGTCTTGATGTTGgtttatatatttccttGCTTACCCCCgttcgtcttctctttttcactcatttgtcttttttttttttttttttttttttttttactcttctAGTAAACTAGGCATGTCGATCGTTACTCCCATAACCATACATGACCATACACAATAATTCTCATCCTTTTCACTGTCCAACCCTTTCTTCTCAGCTAACTTTGATGTTGCACAAGACGATTCTAGTACACTCAATCGCCTGCCTCGCTACTCGACGCAGAACTGCAGACACCGACGTCGTCGTGCATCACAGCTGCGTCTCACAAACACCCAGTGATACCTCTGATTAaccgcttcttctccctcaaaGCCAAAAGGTCGATACACTCTCCGATTACGCTGGCATCGATCGCTTCATTGCTTCCGGCTCCCAAGGGGCCCCGCAGCTAGATTCCCACGACGCTCTTACTATACATGGAATAGCCCATACATCTCTAAATGATATTCTCAGCCTCTGCCATAATAATGTCACATCCAAACGCCATAAAACACTACTTCTGctagccttcttctttctttcttgtagcAAGGCTCATTGACCTTGACCTGGTCACGTCAAGCCAGTCCATTGAGTATGCTAAAATCATCTTTGCATTGACAAAGGATGATTTTAGCATGCTCAATGGGTCGTCTTAGTATGGCCAAGTCAAGGCCACTGAGCCTTGGTgcaagaaaggaagaagaatgctgctgtttctttcttgtcaGCCGATGCCTATACCAACGCCCGGCTGTACAGACATAGCGCGGACTCTCGCCTTCAACAACCAGCAAATCAACAGGTATTCTCCGCGTCGAGATGGACGATACCTTTTATTCGATATAATTTACACAGTACATCTCCTACCATAACGACATCGAcaattaaaattaaacttcaaatcgcatctccatcatcaagtTATGTCCCCTACAAAACATTACACGTGTTGCTCTCATCCCTTTCTTACCCTGATTCTCACAAGTTCTCGCCTGCTGACTCATCAGCCTCACTACAGCCTTGCAGACATGCAGCCAGTGGGGCGTCTCCAATCCTGCCCCTCCACCAAACCCCAAAGCCTCGTCACCACCAAACGTCATCCCGCAGACGCATCATCCCATCCCTCCATCCAAGCGAATCTTCAGCCTCGCCCATCTCCTCAGCGCTCCATGCCACCAAGTCCATCCACTCCCCAACAGCCGCGCCCTCAAACcataatataaagaaaaaagccaaaaCTCCCCCGCCTCAACCATGAACCGCCTCTTCGGCTCCAAGCCCTCGGGCCCCAAACCCACCCTCAACGGCGCCATCTCCAACATCGACACGCGCATCGCCTCCATCGAcaccaagctcaaggcccTCAACGGCGAACTCTCCGCCTACCAGGAGAAGCTCTCCAAGATGCGCGACGGCCCCGGCAAGAACGCCATCAAGCAAAAGGCCCTCAAGGTGCTGCAGCGCCGCAAGGCCTACGAGGCCGAAAAGGACAAGCTCGAGAGCCAGGTCTGGAACATGGAGCAGGCCCAGACCATGCAGGACAACCTCAAAAACGTCATGACCCAGGTCGACGCCATGAAGACCACCAACAAGGAGCTGCGCAAGCAGTACGGCAAGATCGACATTGACAAGATTGAGCGCCTGCAGGACGAAATGGCCGACCTGCTCGACGTCGGCAACGAGATCCAGGAGAGCCTCGCCAGGGGCTACGACATCCCCGACGAGGtcgacgaggccgagctgGATGCCGAGCTCGAGGCCCTGGGCATGGAGGCCGAGCTGGAGCAGGAGTATGGCAGCGGCGCCGTGCCCGGCTTTTTGCAGGACGAGGTCGTGCCGGAGTTTGTCGACGAGCCGCCGCAGACGGAGGAGAAGGTGAAGCAGGCTGCAGGTTgatttgtgtgtgtgtgtgtgtgtctgcATCATTGGCATGATTTTAcgtatataactttttttttttcctatacTTATCGCAACGACGGGATGATTTGCGGCTCTTACCTAGTTTATCAGctcaagaaagaaggaaagcaACATCATTTAGGCGTAGATTTATTTCCAGGCTCGCTACATCATAATACCATTTGTTCTTTCTTCCATTCAAATCAACGTCCAACATGGCATGAAAAGatagaataagaaaaaggagagaaaagcgtTCATCAAATTTCCTTATATCTTCCTAAGCGCAAACTCAAACAGAGAGCAAAGCAGCAACCTAACACCATCTacaatcttcttttttttactaaccCAAAGAgtttcccccctccctcctctaATCTCTCAATCCATTCGATTACAAAAGGGGCAAGATTTCCGTACGTTGAATAGTTTATTTCAAAAACATGCGTTACAACCTCAGGCTAAAGTGGCATCCCACAATCGCTCGTGAGATAAATGGGGTTatagtatgtatatatataacacgACAACATGTTACAGACTCCGGACGAAGTTGGTTGAAAATGAACGCCGGGAATGCAGAGTAGTTCGAGTAATTCCAACGCTATCAaacaaacgaaaagaaatGAGTATCCATGATGATTATGTCGAATGCTGTTCCCTCCCCAAACTCCTCCCAAGTATGTTCCTCGCTTTATGAGGGTGCATAGGGATATGGAAGTGCCCCGTTACCAAGGAGCTCTGTGTCTGGTTTTCATAAAAGACTCCCCCCAGCTGTATATAACCTCCTCCTCTGTATAGAAACCCTGCTTCACTCAATCAATCGCTGCAAAGAAGCGAGCCACCTCCTCCAACTCAGGATCCCCATTGCAAAAGTCCCATCCCACAATGACTGGGGCTTGGCTACAGCATATGATCTTGCGGGCATCAAACTGAAGCTTGAAGACGCGCGCCGGAGGATTCTCCGCCGCTGCAATACGTGGGCGTTGCTCAGGAGCTTGTGCGTTATTTTCAACCTCGACCGGGCCTTGCTGTCCATGGACCTGCCCAAGAAGTTCAGGCTGGACCATTGGAGGGAGCTGGGGCGGAGGTCCCTGGCCGGGAATTACGGAAAGTTGAGATGGTTGGGGCACCGGTGCGTGGAGGGGCGTTGGGGCTGGAGCCTGTGACACCATTGCTGGTGAATACGCCAGCTGTCTATATTCAATATTGCCGCCACcggtgttgttgttgctgttgttacTACCGCCACCATTTCCATCACCTGCTACGGGCGCAATGGTAGATGGGCCCGCCATCGAGCCGCCAGCATATCCAGGAGCCAAGTTGGGGGTTCTAGCATCTGTGGCAGCGATAGGGCCTGGTATGTGGGAGTTGCCGCGAGAAATGAGACGCTGTCTGGCCAACTGGTTGTTTTGTATTGCGATTAAACCATCCGCCACCGCCTGTCTAAGGTGTGACCGCACAAAGGGCGAAGGCTCTCGCTCGATTGCGGCCTGTAGGTAGCCATGATAGATTAGCATGGATGGGTGGCTTGCCAGTGCCTGCCTCAAGGCTGCCACGCCAAAGGGGACGGTCTGGTCGATCATGGCCATATAAAGTCGTGCTGACTGGCTGTTCTCGCTGTTTGGATCTAGTATTGGCGAAGACTGCATGCCTTGCGAAGCAGCAGGACTCACTGCCGACACGGCAATCGCCGCCGAGGCAAATTGAGTGCTCTGTCGCTGAACGTTGTTCAAGGCGACTTGTCTATGCGCCGCCTCTGCCGCTTCTTCCTGGCGGAGATGGTGCGCGGGCTTCCATACGCCCTCCTTATCACGCcgccagatgatgatgctctgGTCATACGAGCCCGAAACGATTCGCCCGTATTTGCGtccgccgcctccgccagGCGGAACTTTGGCGCCAGTAGCCTGGAGATCGGCCGGCCGAGAGCTTCCCGCATTCACCCTTCTAGTGCGACGAATTCTTCGGTCACCCTCGTGGTCAATCTCTCCTGCTTCTACAGCTCTAAAGTATTCGGCATCTACTCTCTTAGCCTCGGCCTCATCCTCCTGCTTGCTGTACGGCAAGTCACCAAAGCCGGCTTGGACGGTTCGCACCAGATGAGCGTGTCCTCGAAGGGAAGCCACCTTCAGGCCTGTTGGTGCGTCGAAAATGCAAACTTCGTAGTCACTACTACCGCTTACAATCCGTCGTTCGTCAAACTCCACGCAGGCGATGCCCTTTTCATGGGCGGGAATGGTTTGTGTGCAAACTTGTTCTGGCCAGTTCCAGACCTTGATGTGACGATCGccagaaacagaaacaatTGTGCGGCCCCGGATCTGAATGGCATTGACAGCGGCACCGTGTCCCTCCAGCTTGCCAATCACCGTGTAGGGGGGTTTGATGGGAAGCTCCTGGGATAGATCGGGCTCGTAGCCATAGGGCTTGACGTTGATACCCACCGGGTTAAAGGCTGCATCAACAGGGCCATAGCCCAAGTCGCCGTATTTTAGGGGCCGGCGGTTGAAAATCTTGATGGTTTTGTCTTTGGAAGACGTGACGAGAACGTTTTTGTCGAATCTGACGTTCAGAACAGATTCGCGGTGTGCGTTGGTGATCTTTTGCACAAGTTCTCCTGTGGAAAATCTCCAGATAAAGATGTTGGAGTCGCTGCTACCGGAGACCAAGATGTCTTCAGCCGGGTCTGCGTCAAACTGAAGGCATAGGACCGAGCCGCTGTGGCCTGTGAGCGGTGGGCGAATCAGGCGGCGTGTGTGAATGTTCCAGATTCTCATTGTGCGATCTCGACTACCGCTAACGAGATAATTTGCATCAAACTGCAGGGTGTAGACGCACTCTTGGTGGCCTTCTTCGGGGT contains the following coding sequences:
- a CDS encoding uncharacterized protein (BUSCO:EOG092D49MT) yields the protein MNRLFGSKPSGPKPTLNGAISNIDTRIASIDTKLKALNGELSAYQEKLSKMRDGPGKNAIKQKALKVLQRRKAYEAEKDKLESQVWNMEQAQTMQDNLKNVMTQVDAMKTTNKELRKQYGKIDIDKIERLQDEMADLLDVGNEIQESLARGYDIPDEVDEAELDAELEALGMEAELEQEYGSGAVPGFLQDEVVPEFVDEPPQTEEKVKQAAG